In one Aromatoleum aromaticum EbN1 genomic region, the following are encoded:
- the tilS gene encoding tRNA lysidine(34) synthetase TilS: protein MLVAAAVAPRQRLCVAFSGGADSTTLLHLLARLRPRFGFDLCAAHVHHALSPNADAWLDFCARQCAALDVAFHPFREQVARDHPAGLEAAAREVRHAALSRVTCDWLVFGHHQDDQAETLLFRLLRGAGVRGAAAMAAIEPGFPGRLRPLLGVRRADIRAFAQAASLEWIEDESNADPRHARNFLRHHVFPLFGEAFPGAVPALARASGHFREADGLLGDLAALDYAACGGSPWLRDRLLMLSDERVRNLLRWRIRQMGCEAPARARLVEAVRQLRATHAPLYLPLGTAACCTYRDRLWLEPQRDGAPEQPLPWRQEPALCWGAGVVRFEPVTGAGIGRGALQRAMDVALVPRWPGLMLRQDSGRPLRSFKNLCQEAGIPAWLRPRLPVLRVDGEAAWIGEIGVAAEFRCGPGEAGLLLVWQR, encoded by the coding sequence GTGCTCGTGGCGGCAGCGGTGGCGCCCCGACAGCGCCTGTGCGTCGCGTTCAGCGGCGGGGCAGACTCGACGACGCTGCTGCATCTGCTCGCCCGCCTGCGGCCGCGCTTCGGCTTCGACCTCTGCGCGGCCCACGTCCATCACGCCCTGAGTCCGAACGCCGACGCGTGGCTCGACTTCTGCGCACGACAGTGTGCGGCGCTCGACGTGGCTTTCCACCCGTTTCGCGAGCAGGTTGCGCGCGACCATCCGGCAGGGCTCGAGGCGGCCGCGCGCGAAGTCCGCCATGCCGCGCTCTCGCGTGTCACGTGCGACTGGCTCGTGTTCGGCCACCACCAGGACGACCAGGCCGAAACGCTGCTGTTCCGGCTGCTGCGCGGCGCGGGCGTGCGCGGCGCAGCGGCGATGGCAGCGATCGAGCCGGGATTCCCGGGACGGCTGCGGCCGCTGCTCGGCGTGCGCCGCGCCGACATCCGCGCGTTCGCGCAGGCAGCGTCACTCGAATGGATCGAGGACGAGAGCAACGCCGATCCGCGCCATGCCCGCAATTTCCTGCGTCACCACGTATTTCCGCTGTTCGGCGAAGCTTTTCCCGGCGCGGTCCCGGCGCTCGCGCGGGCGAGCGGCCATTTTCGCGAGGCGGACGGACTGCTCGGCGATCTCGCGGCGCTCGACTACGCCGCCTGCGGCGGCTCGCCATGGCTGCGGGACCGGCTGCTGATGCTGTCCGACGAGCGGGTGCGCAACCTCTTGCGCTGGCGGATCCGGCAGATGGGGTGCGAGGCGCCGGCGCGCGCACGGCTCGTCGAGGCCGTCCGGCAACTGCGCGCGACGCACGCCCCGCTGTACCTGCCGCTCGGTACAGCCGCGTGCTGCACTTACCGGGATCGGCTGTGGCTGGAGCCGCAGCGCGACGGCGCTCCCGAGCAGCCCCTGCCCTGGCGGCAGGAGCCGGCGCTGTGCTGGGGTGCCGGCGTCGTGCGCTTCGAGCCGGTGACCGGCGCGGGCATCGGCCGAGGGGCGCTGCAGCGTGCCATGGACGTCGCGCTGGTGCCGCGCTGGCCGGGGCTGATGTTGCGGCAGGACAGCGGGCGCCCGCTGCGCAGTTTCAAGAACCTGTGCCAGGAAGCCGGCATTCCGGCGTGGCTGCGCCCGCGGCTGCCGGTGCTGCGCGTCGACGGCGAGGCGGCGTGGATCGGCGAGATCGGGGTGGCGGCCGAATTTCGCTGCGGTCCAGGCGAAGCCGGACTGCTGCTGGTGTGGCAGCGCTGA
- a CDS encoding acetyl-CoA carboxylase carboxyltransferase subunit alpha: protein MKTTFLDFEQPVADLEAKIEKLRFVQDDSAVDISEEIARLEAKSQTLSKNLYAKLTPWQIAQVSRHPQRPYTLDYARHIFTDFVELHGDRTYADDKAIVGGLARFNGQSCVVIGHQKGRDTKEKILRNFGMPRPEGYRKALRLMRLAEKFGLPVFTFVDTPGAYPGIDAEERGQSEAIGRNLYVMAELKVPIITTIIGEGGSGGALAIAVGDQVMMLQYATYSVISPEGCASILWKSAEKASEAAETMGITAARLKSLGLIDRVVNEPAGGAHRDHRAMAQTLKRALQDALRQVADLSPAELVEKRLERLMSYGRFKEQKVA from the coding sequence ATGAAGACCACCTTTCTGGATTTCGAACAACCTGTTGCCGATCTGGAAGCAAAGATCGAGAAGCTGAGATTCGTCCAGGACGATTCGGCAGTGGATATTTCGGAGGAGATCGCGCGCCTCGAAGCGAAGAGCCAGACGCTGTCCAAGAACCTGTACGCGAAACTCACCCCGTGGCAGATCGCGCAGGTCTCGCGTCATCCCCAGCGGCCCTACACCCTGGACTACGCGCGCCATATCTTTACCGACTTCGTCGAGCTGCACGGCGACCGCACGTACGCCGACGACAAGGCGATCGTCGGCGGCCTCGCCCGCTTCAACGGCCAGAGCTGCGTCGTCATCGGCCACCAGAAAGGCCGCGATACGAAGGAAAAGATCCTGCGCAACTTCGGCATGCCGCGGCCGGAAGGCTATCGCAAGGCGCTGCGGCTGATGCGGCTGGCGGAGAAGTTCGGCCTGCCGGTGTTCACTTTCGTCGACACCCCCGGCGCGTATCCCGGGATCGACGCCGAGGAGCGCGGCCAGTCCGAGGCGATCGGCCGCAATCTTTACGTGATGGCCGAACTCAAGGTGCCGATCATCACGACGATCATCGGCGAAGGCGGTTCCGGCGGCGCGCTGGCGATCGCGGTCGGTGACCAGGTGATGATGCTGCAGTACGCGACATACTCGGTGATCTCGCCGGAAGGCTGCGCGTCGATCCTGTGGAAGAGCGCCGAGAAGGCGTCCGAGGCGGCCGAGACGATGGGCATCACCGCAGCGCGGCTGAAGTCGCTCGGCCTCATCGACCGGGTCGTCAACGAACCGGCGGGCGGCGCGCATCGGGATCATCGCGCGATGGCGCAGACTCTCAAGCGTGCGCTGCAGGACGCATTGCGCCAGGTGGCGGATCTTTCCCCGGCCGAACTGGTCGAGAAGCGGCTCGAGCGCCTGATGAGCTATGGCCGGTTCAAGGAACAGAAGGTCGCCTGA
- a CDS encoding hemolysin family protein, protein MEIFILVALILLNGAFAMSEIALVTARRSRLARLAEDGDASAHVAIELGEEPTRFLSTIQIGITSIGILNGIVGEAALAAPLASWLQTLGLDQHPSEVGATVLVVVVITYVSIVVGELVPKRIGQINPEGIAILVARPMKALAIGSRPFVRLLMWSTALLLRLLGKRDEGAPSITEEEIHALLEEGSEAGIIEKNEHTMVRNVFRLDDRQIGSLMVPRADIVWLDVTRPLDENLARMAESDHSRFPVCRGGLDDILGIISSKQLFNQTLKGGKTDLTQQLQPPVYVPESLTGMELLDQFRASSTQMVFVIDEYGEIQGMVTLQDVLEAVTGEFHPHSLEEAWAVQREDGSWLLDGMIPIPELKDRLELKTVPEEERGRYHTLSGMVMWLLGRLPHTGDVSQWGEWRLEVVDLDGKRIDKVLATRIPDPSAAVTPDSPAPTPPAD, encoded by the coding sequence ATGGAAATTTTCATTCTCGTCGCCCTGATTCTGCTGAACGGGGCCTTCGCGATGTCCGAGATCGCCCTCGTCACTGCCCGCCGCAGCCGGCTTGCGCGTCTCGCCGAAGATGGCGACGCGTCCGCCCACGTCGCGATCGAGCTCGGCGAGGAGCCGACCCGCTTCCTGTCCACGATCCAGATCGGCATCACGTCGATCGGCATCCTCAACGGCATCGTCGGCGAAGCCGCGCTCGCGGCCCCACTTGCCAGCTGGCTGCAGACGCTCGGCCTCGACCAGCATCCGAGCGAAGTCGGTGCGACAGTGCTGGTCGTCGTCGTGATCACCTATGTCTCGATCGTTGTCGGCGAGCTGGTGCCGAAACGGATCGGCCAGATCAACCCGGAAGGCATCGCGATCCTCGTGGCCCGCCCGATGAAGGCGCTCGCGATCGGATCACGCCCGTTCGTGCGCCTGCTGATGTGGTCGACCGCGCTGCTGCTGCGTCTGCTGGGCAAGCGCGACGAAGGCGCCCCGAGCATCACCGAAGAAGAAATCCACGCGCTGCTCGAAGAGGGATCGGAAGCCGGCATCATCGAAAAGAACGAGCACACGATGGTGCGCAACGTGTTCCGCCTCGACGACCGCCAGATCGGTTCGTTGATGGTCCCGCGCGCCGACATCGTATGGCTGGACGTCACGCGCCCGCTCGACGAGAACCTCGCGCGCATGGCCGAGTCCGATCATTCGCGCTTCCCGGTGTGTCGCGGCGGGCTCGACGACATCCTCGGCATCATTTCGTCGAAACAGCTTTTCAACCAGACGCTCAAAGGCGGCAAGACCGATCTCACGCAGCAGCTGCAGCCGCCGGTCTACGTGCCCGAGTCGCTGACGGGCATGGAACTGCTCGACCAGTTCCGCGCGTCGAGCACGCAGATGGTCTTCGTCATCGACGAATACGGCGAAATCCAGGGCATGGTGACACTGCAGGACGTGCTCGAGGCCGTCACCGGCGAATTCCACCCGCACAGCCTGGAAGAAGCCTGGGCGGTGCAGCGCGAAGACGGCTCCTGGCTGCTCGACGGCATGATCCCGATCCCGGAACTGAAAGACCGTCTCGAACTCAAGACGGTACCGGAGGAAGAAAGGGGACGCTACCACACGCTGAGCGGCATGGTGATGTGGCTGCTCGGCCGCTTGCCGCATACCGGGGATGTTTCCCAGTGGGGAGAGTGGCGGCTGGAAGTCGTCGATCTCGACGGCAAGCGCATCGACAAGGTGCTTGCAACCCGCATCCCGGACCCATCGGCTGCCGTGACGCCGGATTCCCCGGCTCCAACTCCGCCCGCAGACTGA